In Candidatus Manganitrophaceae bacterium, one DNA window encodes the following:
- the tuf gene encoding elongation factor Tu (EF-Tu; promotes GTP-dependent binding of aminoacyl-tRNA to the A-site of ribosomes during protein biosynthesis; when the tRNA anticodon matches the mRNA codon, GTP hydrolysis results; the inactive EF-Tu-GDP leaves the ribosome and release of GDP is promoted by elongation factor Ts; many prokaryotes have two copies of the gene encoding EF-Tu), with translation EMIMPGDNVTMEVELIMPIAMQEGLRFAIREGGKTVGAGVITKIIK, from the coding sequence GAGATGATCATGCCCGGAGACAACGTCACCATGGAAGTCGAGCTGATCATGCCGATCGCCATGCAAGAAGGCCTCCGATTCGCCATCCGCGAAGGGGGCAAAACCGTCGGCGCCGGCGTTATTACTAAAATCATTAAGTAG